A stretch of Prunus dulcis chromosome 6, ALMONDv2, whole genome shotgun sequence DNA encodes these proteins:
- the LOC117630812 gene encoding protein argonaute 4-like: MDSFEPDGNGANGVNGANGVNGADGVNEADGVNGAEHALPPPPPVIPPDVVPLRPEADNIPEPVKKKNVRVPIARRGLGTKGTKIPLVTNHFKVNVTNIDGYFFHYSVSVSYEDGRPLDGKGAGRRIIDRVHETYHSELGGKDFAYDGEKSLFTVGSLPRNKLEFAVVLEDMPSNRNNGNASPDGHGSPNESDRKRLRRPNRSKTFNVEISYAAKIPMKAIGDALRGQESENSQEALRVLDIILRQHASKQGCLLVRQSFFHNDPKNFADVGGGVLGCRGFHSSFRTTQGGLSLNIDVSTTMIIQPGPVVDFLIANQNVRDPFSLDWMKAKRTLKNLRVKTSPSNLEYKITGLSEKPCREQTFTLRNKHAKDGEDGEIEVTVYDYFVNHRNIQLRYSADLPCINVGKPKRPTYIPLELCSLVSLQRYTKALSTLQRASLVEKSRQKPQERMSVLSNALKINNYDAEPMLRSCGVSISSGFTQVEGRVLPAPRLKVGNGDDFFPRNGRWNFNNKKLVKPTKIEKWAVVNFSARCDLKGLVRDLIKCGEMKGISIEPPFDVFEENPQSRRAPPMVRVERMFEDIQSKLPGQPQFLLCLLPERKNCALYGPWKRKNLAEYGIVTQCIAPTRVNDQYLTNVLLKINAKLGGLNSLLAVEYSPSIPVVSKAPTIILGMDVSHGSPGQSDVPSIAAVVSSRQWPLISRYRASVRTQSPKVEMIDSLYKRISESEDDGIMRELLLDFYTSSGKQKPDQIIIFRDGVSESQFNQVLNIELDQIIEACKFLDENWNPKFVVIIAQKNHHTKFFQPPSPDNVPPGTIIDNKVCHPRNNDFYLCAQAGMIGTTRPTHYHVLLDEVGFSADDLQELVHSLSYVYQRSTTAISVVAPVCYAHLAATQMGQFMKFEDASETSSSHGGVTSAGAVPVPQLPRLKENVSSSMFFC; encoded by the exons ATGGATTCGTTTGAGCCGGATGGAAATGGAGCAAATGGGGTGAATGGGGCAAATGGGGTGAATGGGGCAGATGGGGTGAATGAGGCAGATGGGGTGAACGGGGCAGAGCATGCATTGCCACCTCCACCCCCTGTTATTCCACCAGATGTTGTTCCATTGCGTCCTGAAGCAGATAACATTCCTGAACCtgttaagaagaaaaatgtgcGGGTTCCAATTGCTAGGCGTGGCCTTGGAACCAAGGGGACAAAGATACCTCTGGTCACTAATCACTTCAAAGTGAATGTTACTAATATTGATGGTTACTTCTTCCACTACAGT GTTTCTGTTTCTTATGAAGATGGCCGTCCTCTTGATGGCAAGGGTGCTGGAAGAAGAATAATCGATCGGGTGCATGAGACTTATCACTCTGAGTTAGGTGGAAAGGACTTTGCTTATGATGGGGAGAAGAGCCTCTTTACTGTTGGTTCCCTTCCACGAAACAAACTTGAATTTGCTGTTGTGCTCGAGGATATGCCATCGAACAG aaataatggaaatgctaGCCCTGATGGTCATGGGAGTCCAAATGAGAGTGACCGGAAGAGATTAAGGCGCCCAAATCGGTCTAAAACATTCAATGTGGAGATTAGCTATGCTGCAAAAATTCCCATGAAAGCAATTGGAGATGCTCTGCGTGGTCAAGAATCAGAGAATTCCCAAGAAGCTCTGAGAGTACTGGACATCATATTAAGACAGCATGCATCTAAGCA AGGGTGCCTCCTGGTTCGCCAATCTTTCTTCCATAATGATCCAAAAAATTTCGCCGATGTTGGAGGTGGTGTTCTTGGCTGCAGAGGATTCCATTCAAGTTTTAGAACCACCCAGGGTGGCTTATCTTTGAATATTG ATGTATCTACTACGATGATTATACAGCCTGGGCCAGTGGTGGATTTTTTAATTGCCAACCAAAATGTTAGAGATCCTTTTTCACTTGACTGGATGAAG GCTAAACGGACACTCAAGAATTTGAGGGTCAAAACTAGTCCATCCAATCTAGAATACAAGATAACTGGTTTGAGCGAGAAGCCATGCCGGGAGCAAAC TTTTACATTGAGAAACAAACATGCCAAGGATGGAGAGGATGGAGAAATTGAAGTGACTGtttatgattattttgttaatcatCGCAATATACAGTTGCGTTATTCTGCTGATCTACCATGTATTAATGTTGGGAAGCCAAAGCGTCCTACTTATATCCCCCTGGAG CTTTGTTCTTTGGTGTCCTTGCAACGCTATACGAAAGCTCTTTCCACACTTCAAAGAGCTTCACTGGTGGAGAAATCAAGGCAAAAGCCCCAAGAGAGAATGAGTGTTTTGTCTAAT GCTTTGAAAATCAACAATTATGATGCTGAACCGATGCTACGCTCTTGTGGGGTTTCAATTAGTAGTGGCTTTACTCAAGTGGAAGGCCGTGTTCTACCAGCTCCGAGA tTGAAAGTGGGCAATGGGGATGATTTCTTCCCACGAAATGGGCGGTGGAATTTCAACAACAAG AAACTTGTGAAGCCAACTAAGATAGAAAAGTGGGCTGTTGTCAACTTCTCTGCACGCTGTGATTTAAAAGGCCTAGTCCGTGATCTGATCAAATGTGGAGAGATGAAGGGAATT AGCATAGAGCCTCCTTTTGATGTATTTGAAGAGAATCCACAGTCTAGACGTGCCCCACCTATGGTTAGAGTTGAGAGAATGTTTGAGGATATACAGTCCAAACTTCCCGGACAGCCACAGTTCCTTCTTTGTTTGCTTCCGGAGAGAAAAAATTGCGCTCTATATG GTCCATGGAAGAGGAAGAATCTTGCTGAGTATGGAATTGTTACACAATGCATTGCTCCTACAAGGGTCAATGATCAATACCTTACAAATGTTCTGTTAAAGATCAATGCTAAG CTTGGTGGGTTAAATTCACTGTTGGCGGTTGAATATTCTCCTTCTATCCCTGTGGTTTCCAAGGCACCCACAATCATTCTTGGGATGGATGTGTCACATGGCTCTCCTGGGCAGTCTGATGTGCCATCAATTGCTGCG GTGGTCAGCTCCAGGCAATGGCCACTGATTTCTCGCTACAGGGCATCTGTTCGTACACAGTCCCCCAAGGTGGAGATGATAGACTCTCTATACAAGCGAATTTCTGAATCAGAAGATGACGGCATTATGAG AGAGCTGCTTCTGGACTTCTATACAAGTTCAGGCAAGCAGAAACCAGACCAGATCATCATATTCAG GGATGGAGTCAGCGAGTCTCAATTCAACCAAGTTTTGAACATTGAACTGGATCAAATCATTGAG GCATGCAAGTTTCTCGATGAGAACTGGAACCCAAAATTTGTGGTGATTATTGCTCAGAAGAACCACCATACCAAATTTTTTCAGCCTCCTTCCCCTGACAATGTTCCTCCTG GAACCATTATAGACAACAAAGTTTGTCATCCAAGAAACAATGACTTTTATCTCTGTGCCCAAGCTGGAATGATT GGGACCACAAGGCCTACACATTATCATGTTCTTTTAGATGAAGTAGGTTTCTCAGCAGATGATCTGCAGGAGCTAGTGCATTCCCTTTCATATGT ATACCAAAGAAGTACCACTGCCATTTCTGTAG ttgcTCCCGTTTGCTATGCTCACTTGGCCGCTACTCAGATGGGACAGTTCATGAAATTTGAAGATGCATCTGAGACATCCTCGAGCCATGGCGGTGTGACCTCTGCTGGAGCAGTTCCTGTCCCTCAACTGCCCAGGCTGAAGGAGAATGTGTCCAGTTCCATGTTTTTCTGCTGA